The sequence below is a genomic window from Stigmatopora nigra isolate UIUO_SnigA chromosome 4, RoL_Snig_1.1, whole genome shotgun sequence.
ggattttttttttgattttacgtGCATgtgaatatttactgtttttgtacgttttttgtacattttttgtacgttttttgtacgttttttgtacgttttttgtacgttttttgtacgttttttgtacgttttttgtacgttttttgtacgttttttgtacgttttttgtacgtttttgtacgttttttgaacgttttttgtacgttttttgtacgtttttgtacatttttgtacgtttttgttcgtttttgtacgttttttgtacgttttttgcacgtttttgcacgttttttgcacattttttgcacGTTTGTTGCACgttttttgcacgtttttttgcacgttttttgcacgtttttgtatttttcaatttttaaatgacttaaaaagGCGAATTGCAATCATAATTAAAGGAAGCAATTGGCCgagattgacaggtatgcaattgTGACACTGACAAATGCAAATTCTGCTGACTAATTaccaaatactgaaaaaaacttGACCAATAAAAATATTGCTTGGGTTCATTGTCTCGCTCAGGCAACAACTTACGTTAAATTCCcatcacaaacaaaacaaacgaaAAATTTCCGTTCATATGCTAAGAAAATCCCAAGCCCAAAATTGAATGCGGACCACAAACCTCTAATTGTGTTTTGGAGGATGGGGAGAACATTTCAGGATTTTGACTATCTAGTGAAAATATTGTCACTAGGCTAATTTCCTATGCGGTTCCAGGACAGCAGAAGAGTAAACGTATGAGGAGTTTACCGAAAGGTGGCTCTTAACACACCATGAGTTTGTATGTGCGTCTGAGACTTGGGTTCAAGTTTCAGCTCTACTGTTTTTATAATGGGACCACACTTACCTCAACTTCTGAGAGGCTCCTTTGGCTGATTCCCACCCGTGGAACAGGCGCTGACGTTGATTGTAGTCATTCATTGGCTCTACTGTTTGTTAGAATTGAAGCTGAGGGAACGTGAAGAGGGAAAACGTTATGAAGGAAACAGAAAGAACATTTTCAGTGCACTCTAGTTGACATTTCTAACATCCTGACTTGATACTTAGCTTTAAGAAaggctattttttttggaatagtaTCGAATTTTGGTGACAAAAATGTCTGCCAAGTCATTGATAGTAACAGAATATCatgtattacagtgttccctcggtcatcgcggttaatggggaccgggaccacccgcgataggTGAATTTCCGAggagtagggattccccttcaaaaatgcttaatttgaatttaattccaaaaaaataataaattttttttttgcattttttaacaaaaaaaatataccaaaaaaatagtaataataatcatttttttacattttttttacccccctgtatacaatacaccatataaaatatgggtagagagagtgaaattcatgttataacaaaaaaaaactgtaaaatatgttgtttcaatgtaatattagtattattattattttttcaaaaaaaaccccCGCAAAaatctgagtccgcggtagctgaaccgcaaagtagcgaggaaACACTGTATTTACATTTGATAATTTGCTAGATGAAAGTACCACCAAAGAAGAAACTTACCTCCCAATATAGACTGGCGTTCTAAAGGAAATACTGCAAAATGAACTTCTGTTAGATATTTCCCTTGATATTTCAAGTCATTTTATACCCTGACAGTCAGTTTGATGGTAGAAAGCTCACGTTGAAGCTTTTTTAAAGCATCATACAACCCATCTGACCCTTTTGGCAGCAAGAAGAGATAGAACAGACATTATGACCAGTGTGTATTTGCGCATAGGTGACTTGAAAATCAATGTTTGTAAGCCTTGTACGAGTGATGTGATGAACTGTCAACAGATGTTGGATGAAAAGATACCCAGGTGGGACTTGAAGAAGCCGTCAGACAAAGCCTCAAGACCTAGGGCGAGGTTTGCACTCCGCCGTGTAAGAGTGACGCAGTTGTATCGTCTTGAACTTTAGGAGTCatgggatttatttattttgggtaTGTCTTCAGCAAGGTCAGTTGTGTGTTGCCTGTTGCTGGGATTTGGTGGACAATTGTGGTCTGTGGGATAGTGGTTTTAATACTCCTACCAGACGTAGATGTTATTGAGTATTTGTACGGTCTGGAGGTCAGGGTTTAGGATTTTCTGTCTGTGCACAGAGCTCAAAGTTGGGATGgagtcgggttggttcgcaggtcgctttaatgtcaacttgatttcatgtgggctggaccattttagatataatatttagatttttttttttataaatggattaaaagaactggattcaaagccctgattttcagttttttaatagatctaaaacaatgtttattttaactttttttaaaatatatttttagattttacaaaattatttttgaactaaaaacagaaaaaaatgattaaaaaattgcaattattgatttaaaatggggaacatcaggaaatgtaatattcttctatactcttcatttgaatttgatcttaaaatagaaagtcggcactcatgatttactttctcgggccgcacaaaatgattcggcgggccagatttggcccccgggccgccactttgacacctgtgtcaaTTAGAAATAATCACTCATAGGCATcaattggaagaaaaatatatccTGTCACACAGTCATGTTAATTTCAGAAGCAAGACAGGAATGTTTTTAGTTGACTATGTTTTAAGTTTAAAGTTGCAGTACTCACAAATCACAACATAACTTCATTAATTCCCTTAACATGATgagaaatatgtaaaaatggctgaaaaaggCCAACAAGCAGAATTATGACAGatgttttcaattgttattcataatttgatcacttttttttaattctaccaTACATTTTGTGTAAGACAAGACATGTCCCACCCACATTCACCCTGTGCCCCCCTGAGATATTAAGTTTAAGACCCCTGGGTTAATGTTGAGGTTAAAGTGATCGCAAAGGGGGGTGGGCCCATGCATTTAGAAGGTAGGCAGATACAAGGTTTATAGAATACTATAGGTTATTTTACCAATCATAACCCTTTTTCACTAAAACTAAAAGCATATTTGCACAAACAGGGTAAAAATGCAGTttgaaaagtgcaaaaaaagcaaCTTACCAGGTTAAACATGAGGATTTTTGATAGAAAAACCAGGACATGAAGCAAACAGATGCACAAACAATGACAAAGAGTTTGAATGGATAGACTCAGGGCTTGACGAGACAATCAGGAACAGCTGGGTGACCCGAGAGCCAGGGATTGGCTAAGACCCAAGAGGGCAAAATACAACAGGTGAAACCTTAATTATGGTCTGTCCTGTTCAGACTGAgaaagatttcaaaataaaacttctTCCTGGCTTAAATCAGTCTCTATAAAATAAGATTTATGTGCTTTATGACTAATTAGACTACTAAATAACCATCCAATTTCAATCAGAATTTTTTATAATAAGTTATTTGCTATGCTTTGAATGGGgaacttaaataaaaaaaaggagaatcaGGAGAAAGACATTGTTTATTCAACAAATCAGTCAACTTTGGTCAATTAGCAACTTTAACATTTCTCGAATGCACATATGACAATAACAAAGGGTTTATGGTACGAAATAAATAGCACATTTTGCTCATTTACAGCGAGgctagggggaaaaaatggttaaTCTTCATATTAGAATGGCACACAGAAAGCAAGTAAGGAAACTTGCAAATTCACTAATtgttcaaccaaaaaaaaaaagttctcctttttaaataaagcttttcatttttttaatatgtaccTTCAAGAGCCTGTTAtagttaaataaatagaatgctTTCCATTTTGAACATGCACCTCCAATTTGCCTTGGaaaaattatttacattttactgATCTAGACCACCTTTCCGTTGACCCTCTCCTCAAAATGTTTGGTTCTTACCAACAactctcacacatacacaaacgtACAGTCACTCTCGCAGACATGCTGCACCTATTTACTATAAACACAATACCTATAGTACCTATCCATAGTGATCAAAAAAATGCTACCGGTAAACATGGTAATAATCTATGTAGCGTCAGAAGAAAACAATCTAAACACCACACCTCATCCAAAAGGGGGAGATGAAATTCCAAGAGTtctgcttattattattattattgaacatGCACTTATGAATTTGCTGTTTATTTGGTTTTGAGAGAGTGTCAGTGGCTTTTTGcgtgaacggacgtttggtcgccagtcctttggtcaaatgtacttggatattaaacagtacttagatattaaacagtacttagatattaaacactacttatatatcaaactctctctcttagatattaaaccctctctcatgaatataattttgagagctggtttcaacagtaaactctctgtcacaatttgaccggcgaccaaaagggaccaaacgtcggggcgaccaaacgtccgggcgaccaaacgtccgatgaccaaacgtccgatgaccaaacgtccgacgaccaaacgtccgacaaccaaacgtccgacgaccaaacgtccgacgaccaaacgtccgacgaccaaacgtccgggcgaccaaacgtccgggcgaccaaacgtccgggcaaccaaaagtccgggcgaccaaaagtccgggcgaccaaacgtccgggcgaccaaacgtccgagcgacaaaacgtccgagtgaccaaacgtccggcgaccaaacgtccgagcacccttttTTGTCTCACAgtgaagaaagaaaagattTCTACAGCCATCGTAATGAACAATTTCTAACATGTATCAAATCCTTTTGCCCTGTGAGTCATCGATGTCTGGCAAGTGGTTTTCACAatctcgcaaaaaaaaaaagccagggtGGCCAACTCGggctgtttttcttcttccgtATCCGTGCTTGAGATGCACAGTTTTATTCTGTGCTTTTTCTTTTGGGCCTTCTGGTCTTTTTCACGAGGCAAAATAGGAGTTTTGCATGGAGTATAGGCGGTCGATGGGGTTTCCCACGCGAGCCTGCATGGAGTTGACTTCTGAAGATGCCATGAAGCAGTCACTTAGGCTGGTTAAAGATGTGTCGCTGTCTATGTCGTGGAATGCAGAATCGTTACCTGTGTGGagataaaatggaaaatgttggaTTCATTCTGTCATACTATCATATATACTaggtgtgcatttaatcatttttgtagggGCGGGATCGTAACATGTCACCGAGTCTTCGTTCTAAGGACTTTTTACtggaatgcagacctggaaggacgcttacaaaattgctgatgcagcgtGATGGCTATCCAATAACCTCCGTGATTACTGGCATATTGTTGTAAATTATGACGCTCTTTTCACTTGATTATGGAATttttttgccgaatggaggcttatttgttgatttttttaatggttttgctTTTGAGTTCCagccttaattgttattattgaatacctgatatgtgaTGATTGTTAcaggtgttgtttttgcttaagcAATTAGATTAATCAATaatcttgtaattgttttgatttgtggccttaaataaataaaggacgATGTCAGAATGAAAGATCCATGCAAAAATATCATCAGAAAtgccaaattaattaaatatctatataattaaatcagatatccccttgtatttttttataattataataaagcAGCATTTTTTATTAGGTTTATCAATAATTATATAACAGAAAATGCTGTCAAGGCTtagaaaatttgacaaaaaacaaaggGTGGGGGaacgaaaacaaacaaaaaacaactaatgCGCAAATCAAAGTAATCTCGCCCTTGATGATAGTACTGGGAAATTATAATAAAAGATCGTCAGTGTGAGGAATTGTGTTTTGGTGTCATCACAATTGTGAAAACTGTTTCCTCAGATATCATCAAAACTCACTTTTTGCTGCCCTCGATGGGACAATTGGGCTCCGTGAAGGTGCATGTAAACAAGGGGCGTCCTCCGAAAAAGATCTGGCTAATAGAAAGTGTTTACGCCTTTCATAAAAAGCTCAACATGTTATTTCTCTAAAGGGAATAGTTAACTTTATTACACTCTGGATCTTAATGATAGTGCACAAAATGGGGACAGTGTTTTGAGACGGATCTTTTAATGCCTTGCCAATATTGTTCTTTTCCCCAAACCAAAAGGAGAATGATGAGACCGGGGAGTTTGGTTCTTACTATCAAGGAGAACTAAATGGAGGCAAATTATAAGGAAGTTATGAACTTGAGAAAATGGTCCCATTGGGAATTGCTGAGGACATCACTCCGAAAAGTCTTATTCCACTTACGTCCTGTGGTTTCAAACTTGATTGACTGATATTGTCCCTGTCCTCTCATTTGGAATTTAATGTCTTGGCAAAAAAATTTGGAATAGCTGTGCTCCCTACCTGACATGCAAGCGAATGATTTTTTTCGCTCTCATGCTAATGGAAGGCATGTTTTCATTGCTAAGATTAGTATGCAAATTAGAAATATAGCGTTGGTGTCAACACTTTTCTTCCATGTTTAGAAAAACCAAAGGTCGACTTAAAAtctttccacttttatttgttaaaataagGAGTGgaaagatgtttaaaaaataatctagtTGTAAACATGAATTTTGAGCCATAATTCATTGGtagccattgacgtccaatccattttgactaggatGGTTGGTAGTTGTTCGGTTTGAATGACATCCAGCACTCACTGCATGTCTTTGAGGACCACtttgagacccctgatctagttttaaattggattggataaccttattcatcccgtattcgggaaatttcgttgtaacaggagcaagagggtgagaatacagacacagaaaaatacactttagacataaatagataggtaattgttaagttaataaataaatacataaataaatatatgaatgagccttttgctgaaaaaaaatatatatacacatataacatgtatatatataaaatatatatacatataacatgtatatataacatatatatatacatataacatatatacataacatatatatacatataacatgTACAtataacatgtatatataacatatatatacatataacatataaatacatataacatgtatacatataacatataaatacatataacatgtatacatataacatataaatacatataacatataaatacatataacatGTGTATATAACAtataacatgtatatataacagaacatgtatatataacatagaacatgtatatataacatagaacatgtatatataacatagaacatgtatatataacatagaacatgtatatataacatagaacatgtatatataacatagaacatgtatatataacatagaacatgtatatataacatatatatacatataacattTACCTTAAATGAGAAGTATTTTGCAGGCTGAATTTAGGCTTCTTGTGCAGGCCATTTACATTAAATGAGAAGGATTGTGCAGGCTGAATTTAGGCTTCTTGTGCAGGCCATTTACATTAAATGAGAAGGATTGTGCAGGCTGAATTTAGGTTTCTTGTTCAGTTctattttaagtatatttttgttCTCATTTGCTACTGCACAACAACAACTGGACAATGGGCTGgaatttggacacccctggagGAAGGTATTTTACCAATGCGGTATGCAAATGCTTGTGTAATAGCAAGGGTGGGATTTGATTGATCAAGGAGGGGCGACATCAAGAGGGGGTTATCGAGTTAATGGATGCTCACCATATGGGTTCATGTGGTCTCCGGGCATCTGCGGAGGAGTGAGTCCCTGTTGGAAGGGGTCTGTGCTGTAGCCATTTTGATCCATGGCAACCAGCTGCTGTTGCGGTGGAGGCAGAGGGGTGAAGGAGCTCATCATGCCTTCCATTCGATTTGACATTACTTCTGCAAGAAAGCCAGCTCAAATGAGGGACAGTTTCACAATATCATTGACAGACATTTAGAGATTCATTCAAATTTCATTATTTCCTCAGTTGCCGGGcggaatatttttcttcttctaaaaaTTTCAACCAATGAAAAGTTATTTATTGTAATTAAGGCTGGGTGATAAAGTTATGGCTTGAGTTGATATTTTATTAAAGTTGGTTGTGCATTCAGATGTTGGTATATACTTCCATAtgtagtatatttatatttaagagTCGATTTTGAGGCAATTTATTTGATCATTTAAGTGCGCACACTCCAAAGAAGTTAAGTGCAGTCCTTTTACAATAGCGACATACCGCAATGGCTAGCATTCCTTTGTTAGCGTTACCTAGGAAACGTCCTCAAACGCACTCACTTTAGGTTCaaaagccaatttttttttaccaacaaaGTAACTTATGAATAAAATCCACTTTGGCTAATAATTGCTATCGATTTAGTATGTTTTTGAATGaacttttcatttcaaatcacacttttttaaattactttttgtgtgtttttgggaACGAATGTGTGTTTAAACCAGTGTGTTAAACCCAAGTTATCGCATTTAAAGTTAATCTAGAATAATTGTTGaagtgtgcaaaaaaaactgatcatttttttttagattcagtgtttcaattatattttagtGCTACTTTATTGCTTATCTTTTATATGCTCATCAAGGCTTAATGTTCACGTAAAACACACCCGTCATGTAATATTTTGAtgtaaattattcattaaatggctCTAACATTTCTTTAAACGATTTTTGGAAATACTTTTATGTGGTTAAACTTATAGTTTCCTATTTTAAAAGTCGATACACAGCCTTTTTCATTtgctattgtttttaatttgttaatAACGGATGTTTAGCCCTATTTTGAGCCTTTCTGCAGTTCCATTTTTGGCCACCAGGCTTCATTCGATTTCAATACCATAGGTCTCTATCTTCAAgggttttgggatgtggtagaaaaccagaatacccaagaaaaaacccacacaagcaaagTAGAACATCCAattcacacaggaaggtccaaacTGGGATTAGAccttcgatctcagaactgttagGCCGGCATGCTAACCACAATAGTACgattataatgaaaaatattactaCTTTATGCatgaaaatgagtttttttttgaagtaccgtattttcacgactataaggcgcaccacattataaggcgcatcctcaatgaatgacatttttcccatatataaggcgcactgtattataaggcgcactgtattataaggcgcactgtattataaggcgcactgcattataacgcggactggattataaggtgcactgtctattttggaaaaaatttaagacttttaagtgcaccttatagtcgtgaaaatacggtaattgctattgacttccaggtatgaagcactcactactttacagtcacctctagagccagccattgttgatgttttggatttttttgtataaaatcttgcaatgggggaggagctatatgatggaagatgttgtaaactatgATGGCAtccgcatatttaacagtattgtttcagttcaggcgtttgtgtttttttaatatccgacagtggtggtttttcgtttttggttgtctgtttttttccatatataaggcgcactgaattataagacgcactgtctattttggagtaaatttaagacttttaagtgcgccttatagttgtgaaaatatggtacttagtAAATTCTTTACCTTGCCCAAGTCTCTGGGAATTTTGCTGttcttgttgttgctgctgtctCCTGGCCAACTTCTTCATCTAaaccaaagagagagagagattcaaAGTTGTGAGCAACTCCCCAAACTAACAGacagtatttaattttttacaaaggCAGCTTTGGTGCTCTTCACCCTGACTTGAACTGCATCAAATCTGCATCAGAGTGCATTTCATTGTCAAGAATCAAAGACTTTTCACAAAGATAGTTATCAGCCCGAGGGAGGGCGTCGACATTTAGTGCATCAGTGTGCTAGATTTGCAAGTTCAAGTGatatttcttccctttttttgcatttgtagaAAGAATGTAGTGATAACTTGAACACACAGTTTGGGTGATttattttctgggtttttttgtgtgtaaattcAAGGTTAAGAAAGGgctgtttttttacacaaatgaCTTTGGTTTCTCCCACCTTGGCTCTTTGGTTCTGGAACCAAACTTGGACCACCCGAACGCTGAGTCCCGTCTCTGCAGCCAACGTCTCTCTCACCTGAAGACGGCACGTTAGGGCATCGTGAGTAACATAAAAATATCAATGATAACATCATGGTTGAATACAGATGTGTTATAACATTAATTTGGGTTTAGGGAACCTTACAATGATgctttttcaactttttgctGCTGGTTAGTTGCCATTTTTGATGTGTTTAGGGACCTGTAAAGTGCATTTGTAATATCTCAAaactctatttatttattttattttattcagctCAAAAGACTgatgttttcaaatgtttataGTTGAGGGGGGGTTTTGTTCATTTACTATTAAATGGGAAATTATAGAAAGAATCAATTATGGGCATTGGACAGAAGCAAATGagcatttttggagaaaatagcGCAACTCTGgaaatttgacattaaaaatttggctcaaaaaataaaatcgtTTTCAAATTTgcccaaaaaatgaccaaatctTGACCTTTACATCATCTTTATAtacctatatgtatatatattttttacttttgaggTTTTATCGTAGATATCTTTAGAAATGATCAAAAGTGATTCGAACCAACTTATGTTGTGGTGACCGttcatgaaaaatataaaatacatttttcattggATAGTCATTAATAGTGTTCTTTATTTAGGGTTAGAAATGTCAAGCCATACTTTTTAGGCCCTGAAAATGTTGAAATGAGGCTATGTATTTTAGCAGAGACATTgtctaaagcacaggtgtcaaagtggtggcccgggggccaaatctggcccggcgcatcattttgtgcggcccgggaaagtcaatcatgagtgctgactttctgttttaggatcaacttcaaatgaagagtatatatgtatattaaatttcctgattttccccttttaaatcaataattgtcattttttaatccatattttcttaatttttaattcaaaaatcattttgtaaaatctaaaaatatattaaaaaaaagctaaaacaaacattgttttagacctataaaaaaactgaatattcagggcctttaatccagttcttttaatccatttatataaaaaaaatctaaatattatatctaaaatggtccagcccacataaaatcaagttgacgttaaaccaacccgagtctgacacccaagTAATCACCCCACATGTCCAAATTACTTATAAAAGACTGATACCCACCTTCCTACAAGGTTTTGAGGACACCTCAAAAGAGGCCTTAAAAGCTCGTCTCTGCTGAGTAGTCAAAATGGTCCTGGGTCTTTTAGGTCTTCTTGGATCCTTACTGTCATCCTTGCCTTGGCTTCCTATACTTCCTTTATCAGGCTTAATATCCAACTCCTCATCGTcacttttttctgcaaaaaaacccacaaaaaatgtgtttgaactaactccacccattttttttgtccgtgaCAGTCGACTGATGAATCCAGTTTGGTTCTTTTCTCTTCCAGGAAGATTCACACAGTAAAAACGCATAATCAAAAGGAAAGACATATGTTTTGAATATGGTGTTATCAATTAGTTTCAGGAGGGAAAACTGCCATATGCGTGATTGCGCTTGGAATCTACAGCACGTGCTTGGACGGCAATGTTAAAGTATGTCCATTTGTCACTAAAGTGGACATTGTGTCATTTGTAACATATTGTGTTCAGCTTTAGTTGGTTTGCACAAAATCAATCTCTGATAAGAATATAATGTTAAGGGTAAGAAAGGCAATGCTAAATAAAACATATGGGCAATTTATCTTCTATAacggaatagaaaaaaaacttaaaaactgattttttagtTAACCACAACAGGATATTTGGCCGAAAAAAGAAAGTGAAATTCTTAGAACACTTTATCATTTtgttcctaaaaaaatataaaataaaatgggcCTAAATGTAAATCACATACCTGTCaggttatacattttttttccatattttatactttttttatcatttcaacatGTGTACACCGTATAGAaaattatgggaaaaatgtataaaatatggaaaaaacttataaattgacaggtatgtgatttttatttaggtcagttttatttatttattttttgggaacAAAATGATAATAATCTAAGAATTtgagtttctttaaaaaaataaggtaaatttttttgtaatacccTTTTACCCcttaactatataaatatagcacgtcagcaagcaatgtacccataaATCAAGCTATCAGCATCATACAGCGCCATCTACATAATATTTAATTCCgtgcatacacaaggcgcactgaattTTTGGGCACCGTGTTCACTTTGGGTAGAATTTTAGACtcttaagtaccgtattttcacgactataaggcacaccgcattataaggcgcaccctcaatgaatgacattttttccttatataaggcgcagtgtattataaggcgcactgtctattttggagaaaatgtaagacttttaagtgcgccttaaagtggtgaaaatagggtaattgctattgaattccaggtataaagcactcactcactacacagtcacctctagagccagccattgttgatgttttggatttttctgtataaaatcttgcagtgggggaggagctatatgatggaagattttgtaaactaagatggcatctgcatatttaacagtattgtttcagttcaggcgtttgtgtttttttaatatccgacagtggtggtttttcgtttttggttttctgtttttttccatatataaggcgcactgtattataaggcgcacggtctattttggagaaaatttaagacttttaagtgcgccttatagtcgtgaaaatacggtacaccctatatgagtaaatatgtatatttgtaagaTTTATTATCACTTAAGAGGAATtccaatcatttataaggggaGTGATTGGCTAAGGTTGACAGAAATGGAATATTCTCCACAAGAAGCACACGTGATGTCTGAGCTTTTTAACTACATTTGTCAATAGCAAATATATATTCTGGCTCCCCCTAAGGTTAACCTCTTGTTCATGTCTCCATCTTACAACTTGGAGTCATGCACAATAGGGCTTCCGACACGCTGGGCCGTGAACGTACCAGGATGAGACCGAGTAAATatttaagttaataaataagttGACAAAAGTGGACATAGGCACAGATGTATTTGACAAATTCCcttgcttttgtgcacgtttaAATGTGAGCCAGATGGTAGTGAACAGTGAGACTTGGCGAAATGccttattgtgtgtgtgtggaggctATAGGCGAGGAATAGTCCAGCTGATAAGAGTCGAGATGGCGGCTCACTTCAGGAAAAGGCCTCCCAAATCCTTCTGTCACTCACCGTGATACAGTGATTTAATTCTTTCCAGCACCACAAAACTGCCCACGCAAGGA
It includes:
- the lmx1bb gene encoding LIM homeobox transcription factor 1, beta b, yielding MLDGIKIEEHPLRSGQALGVMIGTDCHHQTVCEGCHRPISDRFLMRVNESSWHEECLQCTVCQQPLITSCYFRERKLYCKHDYQQLFATKCSGCLEKIAPTEFVMRALECVYHLNCFCCCVCDRQLRKGDEFVLKEGQLLCKVDYEREKDLLSSVSPDDSDSEKSDDEELDIKPDKGSIGSQGKDDSKDPRRPKRPRTILTTQQRRAFKASFEVSSKPCRKVRETLAAETGLSVRVVQVWFQNQRAKMKKLARRQQQQQEQQNSQRLGQEVMSNRMEGMMSSFTPLPPPQQQLVAMDQNGYSTDPFQQGLTPPQMPGDHMNPYGNDSAFHDIDSDTSLTSLSDCFMASSEVNSMQARVGNPIDRLYSMQNSYFAS